GGTTGCACACATACTGCTGAAATCTTTGACAAACTTTTTCCATTGCCCTTTTTGAGGTGTTTTCTGTAAATGTGGTTCTAGCCACCATTTGAAGTTTTTTTCGATTTCTTCAGGCGTTAGTTGATCAAGCCCGGCAATGGCTTCGGGATAATAGCCGGAAGTATGCGAAGCAGCTGCAAAGGCAGCTGTCTTCTTTACCTTATCCGGCCGGTCTGCTGCTAGCAATAATGCTGCATTTCCTCCATCGCTATAACCAAAAACATATACACTATCTAGTTTCATTTGGTCTATCATTTTAGAAAAATAATCAGCCAATAACTGATAACCCAAGGAATCCGCCTGTTCAGATCGTCCTTGCCCGGGACAATCAACAGCAATCACCCTGAATTTTTTTGATAGTTCCGGTATCAAAGGCGCAATATCTTTAATGCTGGAGAGGCCACCGTGTATGGCTATGAGCGGAGTGCCTTGTCCATATTCTTCATAATACAACTGAGTGCCGTTTACGGTTATGTATTTCCCATTGTTGGAGCTGTAAGGAACGGTGTCCTGCGAGAAACAGAGCGAGTACAATAATATTGTCAACATGCTTAATGCTATTGTTTTCATCACTATCTGTTTTTAAGTTAATAACCTGGCATCTGGCTTTCGTCCATATAAGCCAATTCCCATTGGTGTCCGTCTAAATCTGCAAAGCTGTGTTGGTACATCCAACCGTGGTCTGCAGGTTCGGCATAAATGGTTGCTCCCAATTCTTTTGCTTTAGTTACCATTTTCTCCACTTCCTGACGGGAACTCGCATCTAAGGCTATCAGTACCTCCGTACTTTTATTCGCATCACATACCTCTTTTTTGGTGAATGTCTTAAAATACGGTTCTGTGAGGAACATAGCAAACATGAAATCGCCAATGATCATACAAGCCGCTTTATCATCGCTAAACTGAGGATTGAAACTAAATCCAAGACCTTCAAAGAAAATTTTCGACTTATTCAAGTCTTTAACCGGTAGATTGACGAAAATTTTTGTTGCCATAATTTTTAATTTTTAATGAATAAATACTGATACAAAAGAAAAAGTTTTATGGCATAAAAACTTGTCGAAAAGTTGGGGTGACTGGTAAATTTTATAGGTTATAAATTTTTATAAAATTCTGATGGAGGCACGCCTGATTCTTTTTTAAAGAATTTCCCAAAATTAGCTGGGTCTGAAAAACCCAACCGATAGGCGATTTCCGATATACTAAAGTCAGTATATAAGAGCAGCGATTTAGCTTCACTTACCAACCTTTCGGAGATATAAGACAGTGCATTTTTACCGGAAACGGCCTTGATAGTTTGAGAAAGATGGTTGGGTGTTATGGAAAGCAGGTCAGCATATTCCTTTACAGTCCGCTTTTCTATATAATGACTGTTTACCAAATGTAGATACTTACTCAGGAGTCCCTGATCAGGAGAAACAAACCTTGCGGCATCATACTGTTCATTTACAAATTCTTTCACGCGGTAAAGCAGGGCAAGGAGTTTTAACCTTGCTTCAATATGCGCGCCACCGCTGCTCCTTTCATATGCTATAAAGACTTCTTCAAAATGAGGAAGCAATTTGTGATATGTGGCTTGTTTCATTGTAAACAGATTCGTGTAGAGACTGTTGAAGAAGGGAAACTCCTTATGGAAACTCGGTTTAAAAAAAGAAAAACACTCCGGTTTAAAATAAAAGATATATCCTTCCAAAGCATCGGCCTTGGAAAAACTATAAATCAAATCCGGTGAATGGCAAACAAGATAAGCTTCGGGGTTATTCACGGTTTTATCGTCGTACTTAACCTGGATTTTCCCCGAATTGAGAAACAAGGCAAAAAAATAAAATGCCCTTCTGAATGGGGGGCGGTAAATTTCTATTTTCGGATCTGTGTTTTTTAATTCCCTGCTATAAAACATGGGATTAATTGTCCTGCCGGGTATAGGTAGCGTTTCCAAAAAATCATTAATTTCTGTATAGTACGGAATAGATGCGTTTGATTCTTTCATTGGAATATACTTCTATTATGTATTATGATTTTATTTTCAAAAGAGATAGTATGACCAATAAAAAACTGAAAATGGCTGCTATGGTACGGATTAAATTCAATTTGTTCCAGGGAGCCTCAAACCTTTCCCTCAGAGAAAATAGCTCTTGCGGAGAGGCAGTGCTCACATCAAAATCCTTCAGCATATTGTTTAAGGGTACATTCCCTGCTATGGTTACGCCAAACACACCGATAGCATAAATAGTAGTAGCCGCCAACAACAGCCAAAATGAAAAATTGCCGCCCACATGATAGGATAACCAGGTTGCCAACGGCAGAACAACAAGACTTCCCATAAAACTTGTGAAAAACCAGGCATTCAGTATGGCATTATCAATCGACTGGAAAGCCAATAAATACTCCCTGTCCGAAAGCTTGCCCAACCCACCGGTAACGGAACAGGCATAGCTATAAAATAGCCCTGCCGCTAAACCAGTTAGCAGTACCGCTATTATTTGAACTAGTTGGTAAAAAATCATCGTTGTCCATTTTGAATATTCCATACTCCAGTTTGAGTGGCTTTGACTACATATTCACGAAAACTAGTTGATTTGCGCCCTAATACGTCTTCAATATCGTTCTTGATCGATTCGTTTCTTCCATCCAACACTTCAGTAAATAAATATTGCATGAGCCCAATAATGTCTTCGGGGATTTGGTAGTCACGAAGAGTGTTGACGTACGCATCCATATCTACTTCTTCATAAACAATAGGACTGTTGATAGCTTCGGAGATTATGCTGGTTGTATCTTTAAAAGACAGCAATTCCGGGCCGGTCAGTTCATAGATTTTCCTGTTGTGCTTATCGTCCGTCAACGCTTCAACGACCACATCAGCAAGGTCGTCAAGATCGACGAAAGGCTCCAATGCTTTTGGTTTCGGGACAACGAAGTAGCCGGCCAGGATATTATCCAGAAAAAAGAATTCACTAAAATTCTGCATGAACCAGCTGGACCTCACAATCGTCCAGTGCAATCCCGAATTTATCACAATCTTTTCAGCTTCTTCGGCCTCTTTCTCGCCCCTTCCGGAAAGGAATACCAGTTGCTGAACCCCAGTGTTTTTTGCAGCGTCCACAAACTGTTGGATTTTCTCCAATGCCCCTGGAACTACAAAGTCGGGGTAGTAGGTGATGTAAACTTTTTTGATCCCACTTAAAACCGTTGCCCAATTCTCAGCTTTCTCCCAATCAAAAGGCGGGTTTCCTTGCCTAGAGCCAGCCCGTACCGGAATACCCTTTTTCTGAAGCCTTTCTGCTACCCGTTTCCCGGTTTTCCCCGTGGCTCCTAATACCAAAATTTCGTTTGCCATAATTGTTGCTTTTTTATTTATTAAAAATAATTATGGGCAAAAATATAGCGGGGACAAAATCAGAAATTGAACAAATCGGACAAAGCGACTATTTCGGTTTCTTTAACTGTAAAGGTTTTTTCCCTGTGAACTTCTTAATGTTTCGTATAAAATGTGATTGGTCGGCGTAGCCATTTTCATAGACCACATCGGTCAGTTTTGAAAAGCCCCCCGTGGAGATTTGCATCAACGAGGTTTGGAACTGTATGATTTTTGCGAATTTTTTCGGAGATATCCCGATACAATCATTGAACTTTCTTCGTAACGTCCTTTCAGTGGTATTTAGGTCCCTGGCCAGTTTATTTACAGCAATCTTGCCTTTATGGTCAAAGATAATTTGAATGGCTTGTTGTATTTCCAGATATTCCTCCAACCCTTTTTTCCGTGCAAGTTCCGAGAGGAATTTGGCGATGATCTCCACTTTCAAGCTTATCGCGGAAGAAGTGGTCAAAGCTTCCAAAGGGTTTTCGATAGCTGCAGCTTTGATCTTTGAGAGGTCAGCACAATCGTCATTAAGTTTTTTGGGGTTGACATCAAACAACAATTTAGCAGCGAAAGGGTATAGCTGAAAAGCAATCATTAAATAGGGCGCTCTTATCGAAAGCTCGTAAGGTGCTATCATTTGGCCGTATAGGAAAAAAGCGGTCAACTCTTTCTCCCGGGGAAGTAGAAATGCCTTTTCCGATTGCAGGTATACGATTCCCGGATAACCATCCGCAAAAAACGTAAACGTTAAGTCTTTTGGAGCATCCTGATTTTCCAGGACAGAAATTTCCTTAACGAACAATTCCAACTTGTAGTTGGCAATTATTTTAGTGAAGTCTATCAAATTCCAACTCGTTTTGTTTCGAAAGCCTTATACAGTCGATAGATAATTATATTTCAACTATTTAACAATCGTAAACCTGAAAGCAATTTAAGGTGATTACATCTGCAAAGACGTTTAAATTTATAATGATTTTCTTGCAAACCCATTCTCCCTAGGGTAAAACTATAGTAAAAAAATTGGTAACGATATTGACAACCAGGATGATGATAACTATTTAGCGATGTTTATAATATAATGAACCTCTGATCAGACAGAATACCTACCTACGTTGCCAGTAGCTTGTACAAGCTCCATTAAGCAACTAGAAAGTTCATTCACTCCCACTTAAACAGCTTCACCGACAATACCCCCACAATCACCCCCCAAACTACAAGTCCAATTAACTGCTGAGGTATTTGCCAGATATGCAAACCTTCAAAAGCAATTTTCCGTAGTCCTTCTACAAAAAAGGTAAGGGGTAGCAGTTCACAGAAAGTACGCAGCCATACCGGATAATTTTCTATGGGGAAGAAGAGGCCGCATAACAGTATCTGTGGTACGGTGAGGGTGTTAGCTACGGGAGCGATGGAGCTTTCGTTGCGGATTAGGCCACTGATAATAAAGCCTATACCCATAAAAATAATGAGCCCGAAAACGGATAACAGCAACATTTCCAGGAAGGTGAGCAGGCCGTTGACCAGGGTGAAGTCGAAGGCGAAGTATCCCAGTCCGGTGATGATCATGAAGCAGATCACCTGGAAGAGCAGGCGGCTGAGCATTTCTCCCAACAGGAGGTAGGGGCGCTTGATTGGTGTCACAAAGATCCGTTTCAGAACCAATGTATGCCGCAGGTTGAATAAGAGGAAAGCGGATCCGAAAACGCCTGCCATCAGTAATGAAAAACCTAACTGGCCGGGAAGAATAAAATCAATCTGCCGGTACACTCTTCCGGGGATGTTAATCATTTGCAGGGATGCCGCTACAGGTTGATTCGGTAGCACCTGTCGGTTAATGTCATTGGCGGCTTCCTGTAAAGCAGCCTGGATCAGGGGTAGTTTATCTGCTACGGAGCTGGAGCTTAACAGGTCCATATCATATCGCGGGAGGCTGGATGACAGCACCGGTGGATGTATATAGAGGATACCGGCTATCCTTCCTTTTTTCAATAAAGAAAGCATGGTAGCAGAATCGCTGCCGGTAGACAGGTCAAAGATTTTGATCGCTTTAACCGCCGCGTAAACGGGACTGCTGGTATCACTGTGGGGTGATAACATGATCTTTACCTTCACGGCAGTATTGTCCACCATGGCACCAAACACGGTGACGAAGATGACCGGAAACAGCAACGCGAATACTACGGAAGTAGGACTGCGCAAGGTAGCAATAAGACTTGCCTTTGCTAATACCAAAGCTGCTTTTAGCTGACTGTATTTTTTCGGCATACCATGTCAAATCTAAAACATTCTACCAGATAAAGGGCAATAGTGCTTTCCGGTTTGCCGGGTAATCCGGAAACTGTTGCCGGTACCAGCGGTGGTTAGCCAGTGCGCGCGGTACCAGGTTGGCGCAGGTCCAGATGAAGAAGGCCAGCCCTGGCAGGCTCCATGTCAGTAATGCATAACCACCCCATTCCATGATTTCACCCAGCAGGTTAGGAGAGGAGATGTATTTAAAGAGTCCGCGTTGCGGAATCTTATAGCCTGTTTCGTTCTTTTTCCGCAAATGGATCAGGTGGTAATCTGAAGTCCAGTTGATGAGTAGCCCGGCGCCGAAGCAGGCGGAACCCAGTACAAACGCCGGCGTTGTGTACCAGTTATCCGGATAGTGTGCGAATCTGGCAAACCAGATCCCCAGCAGCGAGCCGTTGACAGTATTAAATAGCATGGCAGATAACATAATCACCAGCGGCATCTTTTTTCCTTTGGTACGTATCATGAACGGGTATACGAAACTGCGGTGCACATAATGAATAACAAACATCAGCACCATTGTACCCGCTGGCGCCCACCAGTTAAATTGTTTCAGTGGCAGCCATACAAAAAATGAAACCAATACCGTAGTTTCCATTAACAGCCAGCCGAATTTATTGCTGACCATGGGACCCCACTTTTCGCTGGTATAGCGGCCGTAGGGCGCTTCTTTCTGTAGCAGGTAACAACCGGCAAAGATGCCTGTTACCGCCCAGCAGC
The Chitinophaga sp. MM2321 DNA segment above includes these coding regions:
- a CDS encoding alpha/beta hydrolase, with protein sequence MKTIALSMLTILLYSLCFSQDTVPYSSNNGKYITVNGTQLYYEEYGQGTPLIAIHGGLSSIKDIAPLIPELSKKFRVIAVDCPGQGRSEQADSLGYQLLADYFSKMIDQMKLDSVYVFGYSDGGNAALLLAADRPDKVKKTAAFAAASHTSGYYPEAIAGLDQLTPEEIEKNFKWWLEPHLQKTPQKGQWKKFVKDFSSMCATPLIVPEEKLRKIQSSVLIVQGDNDIVKPEHALKLHQAIENSQLCIIPAASHFILYERPELFNVIVREFFTKEPKLFDWTELGN
- a CDS encoding VOC family protein, with protein sequence MATKIFVNLPVKDLNKSKIFFEGLGFSFNPQFSDDKAACMIIGDFMFAMFLTEPYFKTFTKKEVCDANKSTEVLIALDASSRQEVEKMVTKAKELGATIYAEPADHGWMYQHSFADLDGHQWELAYMDESQMPGY
- a CDS encoding AraC family transcriptional regulator, yielding MKESNASIPYYTEINDFLETLPIPGRTINPMFYSRELKNTDPKIEIYRPPFRRAFYFFALFLNSGKIQVKYDDKTVNNPEAYLVCHSPDLIYSFSKADALEGYIFYFKPECFSFFKPSFHKEFPFFNSLYTNLFTMKQATYHKLLPHFEEVFIAYERSSGGAHIEARLKLLALLYRVKEFVNEQYDAARFVSPDQGLLSKYLHLVNSHYIEKRTVKEYADLLSITPNHLSQTIKAVSGKNALSYISERLVSEAKSLLLYTDFSISEIAYRLGFSDPANFGKFFKKESGVPPSEFYKNL
- a CDS encoding anthrone oxygenase family protein, translated to MEYSKWTTMIFYQLVQIIAVLLTGLAAGLFYSYACSVTGGLGKLSDREYLLAFQSIDNAILNAWFFTSFMGSLVVLPLATWLSYHVGGNFSFWLLLAATTIYAIGVFGVTIAGNVPLNNMLKDFDVSTASPQELFSLRERFEAPWNKLNLIRTIAAIFSFLLVILSLLKIKS
- a CDS encoding NAD(P)H-binding protein, which produces MANEILVLGATGKTGKRVAERLQKKGIPVRAGSRQGNPPFDWEKAENWATVLSGIKKVYITYYPDFVVPGALEKIQQFVDAAKNTGVQQLVFLSGRGEKEAEEAEKIVINSGLHWTIVRSSWFMQNFSEFFFLDNILAGYFVVPKPKALEPFVDLDDLADVVVEALTDDKHNRKIYELTGPELLSFKDTTSIISEAINSPIVYEEVDMDAYVNTLRDYQIPEDIIGLMQYLFTEVLDGRNESIKNDIEDVLGRKSTSFREYVVKATQTGVWNIQNGQR
- a CDS encoding AraC family transcriptional regulator — protein: MIDFTKIIANYKLELFVKEISVLENQDAPKDLTFTFFADGYPGIVYLQSEKAFLLPREKELTAFFLYGQMIAPYELSIRAPYLMIAFQLYPFAAKLLFDVNPKKLNDDCADLSKIKAAAIENPLEALTTSSAISLKVEIIAKFLSELARKKGLEEYLEIQQAIQIIFDHKGKIAVNKLARDLNTTERTLRRKFNDCIGISPKKFAKIIQFQTSLMQISTGGFSKLTDVVYENGYADQSHFIRNIKKFTGKKPLQLKKPK
- a CDS encoding ABC transporter permease, translating into MPKKYSQLKAALVLAKASLIATLRSPTSVVFALLFPVIFVTVFGAMVDNTAVKVKIMLSPHSDTSSPVYAAVKAIKIFDLSTGSDSATMLSLLKKGRIAGILYIHPPVLSSSLPRYDMDLLSSSSVADKLPLIQAALQEAANDINRQVLPNQPVAASLQMINIPGRVYRQIDFILPGQLGFSLLMAGVFGSAFLLFNLRHTLVLKRIFVTPIKRPYLLLGEMLSRLLFQVICFMIITGLGYFAFDFTLVNGLLTFLEMLLLSVFGLIIFMGIGFIISGLIRNESSIAPVANTLTVPQILLCGLFFPIENYPVWLRTFCELLPLTFFVEGLRKIAFEGLHIWQIPQQLIGLVVWGVIVGVLSVKLFKWE
- a CDS encoding 3-oxo-5-alpha-steroid 4-dehydrogenase, translated to MMQHLSLPHYILFIGCWAVTGIFAGCYLLQKEAPYGRYTSEKWGPMVSNKFGWLLMETTVLVSFFVWLPLKQFNWWAPAGTMVLMFVIHYVHRSFVYPFMIRTKGKKMPLVIMLSAMLFNTVNGSLLGIWFARFAHYPDNWYTTPAFVLGSACFGAGLLINWTSDYHLIHLRKKNETGYKIPQRGLFKYISSPNLLGEIMEWGGYALLTWSLPGLAFFIWTCANLVPRALANHRWYRQQFPDYPANRKALLPFIW